A portion of the Symphalangus syndactylus isolate Jambi chromosome 13, NHGRI_mSymSyn1-v2.1_pri, whole genome shotgun sequence genome contains these proteins:
- the PMCH gene encoding pro-MCH, which translates to MAKMNLSSYILILTFSLFSQGILLSASKSIRNLDDDMVFNTFRLGKAFQKEDTAEKSVIAPSLEQYKSDESSFMNEEENKISKNTGSKHNFLNHGLPLNLAIKPYLALKGSVAFPAENGVQNTESTQEKREIGDEENSAKFPIGRRDFDMLRCMLGRVYRPCWQV; encoded by the exons ATGGCAAAAATGAATCTCTCTTCCTATATATTAATActaactttttctttgttttctcaagGTATTTTACTTTCAGCATCCAAGTCCATAAGAAATTTAGACGATGACATGGTATTTAATACATTCAGGTTGGGGAAAGCCTTTCAGAAGGAAGACACTGCAGAAAAATCAGTTATTGCTCCTTCCCTGGAACAATACAAAAGTGATGAGAGCAGTTTCATGaatgaagaggaaaataaaatttcaaag AACACAGGCTCCAAACATAATTTCTTaaatcatggtctgccactgaaTCTGGCTATAAAACCTTATCTTGCACTAAAAGGATCTGTAGCTTTTCCAGCTGAGAATGGAGTTCAGAATACTGAATCaacacaagaaaagagagaaattgggGATGAAGAAAACTCAGCTAAATTTCCTATAGGAAGGAGAGATTTTGACA tGCTCAGATGTATGCTGGGAAGAGTCTACCGACCTTGTTGGCAAGTCTGA